The Klebsiella sp. RHBSTW-00484 genome includes a window with the following:
- a CDS encoding dipeptide ABC transporter ATP-binding protein codes for MNVLTVENLRISYRSQREWREVVHNVSFNVKRGEMLAFVGESGSGKTTTAQAIIGLLADNARRDSGRISINGEDISNWSAKRLDSLRGARISLVPQDPGNSLNPVKTIGTQVGEILRLHQKSSAAERKEQVLALLTKVGLSHPEQRFDQYPHQLSGGMKQRVLIAIAIALKPDLIIADEPTSALDVTVQKRILDLLDTLRRESGTAVLFVTHDLALAAERADRLLVFRHGEIQEQGATGDVVRTPQHAYTRQLLSDLQGSTQAIAPTSGRILATPAIRVEGISKRFSLGHSYLQALDAVSFEVKRGSTHALVGESGSGKTTLARILLGFEKADIGHISIDGIDAGHLSREALRQLRRKIQFVYQNPFASLDPRQTLFEIIEEPLKNFDRLNVEARRQRVETVAARVALAPELLSRTARELSGGQRQRVAIARALILEPTILVLDEATSALDITVQAQILALLQQLQQQLGLTYLFITHDLATVRRIAHSVTVLRAGRVVEHGEVSRLFAAPQHDYTRELIAAIPWFSSPSKEVA; via the coding sequence ATGAATGTTTTAACCGTAGAGAACCTGCGTATTAGCTATCGTTCACAGCGTGAATGGCGCGAAGTGGTGCACAACGTCAGTTTTAACGTTAAACGCGGCGAAATGCTGGCGTTCGTCGGGGAATCCGGCTCCGGAAAAACCACTACCGCTCAGGCGATTATTGGCCTGCTGGCAGATAACGCGCGCCGGGATAGCGGGCGTATCAGCATTAACGGTGAGGATATCAGCAACTGGTCTGCAAAGCGCCTCGATAGCCTGCGCGGTGCGCGGATTAGCCTGGTCCCGCAAGATCCGGGAAACTCCCTTAACCCGGTCAAAACGATCGGCACGCAGGTGGGTGAGATCCTGCGCCTGCATCAAAAAAGTAGCGCCGCGGAGCGCAAAGAGCAGGTGCTGGCGCTGCTGACTAAAGTCGGTTTGAGCCACCCGGAACAACGCTTTGATCAGTACCCCCATCAGCTTTCAGGCGGTATGAAGCAGCGGGTACTGATTGCTATCGCTATCGCCCTGAAGCCTGATTTAATCATTGCCGATGAGCCAACCAGCGCCCTGGACGTCACGGTACAAAAACGCATTCTTGACCTGCTCGATACATTACGCAGGGAGTCCGGCACGGCGGTACTGTTTGTCACTCACGACCTGGCGCTGGCGGCAGAACGCGCCGACCGCCTGCTGGTCTTCCGCCACGGAGAGATTCAGGAGCAAGGCGCAACCGGCGATGTGGTGCGCACGCCGCAGCATGCCTATACCCGCCAGTTGCTCAGCGATCTCCAGGGATCGACGCAGGCCATAGCCCCAACCTCCGGACGTATCCTGGCGACCCCGGCAATTCGCGTTGAGGGCATCAGCAAACGTTTCTCATTGGGTCATTCATATTTACAAGCGCTGGACGCGGTGAGTTTCGAGGTTAAACGCGGCAGCACTCATGCGCTGGTTGGCGAGTCCGGTTCCGGCAAAACCACCCTCGCGCGGATCCTGTTGGGGTTTGAAAAGGCTGATATTGGTCACATCTCTATCGATGGTATTGATGCCGGGCATCTCAGTCGCGAGGCTCTGCGCCAGCTACGACGCAAAATCCAGTTCGTCTACCAGAACCCCTTTGCCTCACTGGATCCGCGACAAACGCTATTTGAGATTATTGAGGAGCCGTTAAAAAACTTTGACCGTCTGAATGTCGAAGCAAGACGTCAACGCGTGGAAACGGTCGCCGCCCGCGTGGCGTTAGCCCCGGAACTGCTCTCGCGCACCGCCCGGGAACTTTCCGGCGGCCAGCGCCAGCGGGTCGCCATCGCCCGCGCCTTAATCCTTGAGCCGACGATCCTCGTGCTGGATGAGGCAACGTCCGCACTGGACATCACCGTACAGGCGCAAATTCTGGCCCTGCTGCAACAGCTTCAACAACAGCTCGGGCTGACCTATCTGTTTATTACTCATGATTTAGCGACGGTACGCCGTATCGCCCACAGCGTCACGGTACTGCGGGCTGGCCGGGTGGTTGAACACGGCGAAGTCAGCCGACTGTTTGCCGCCCCACAGCATGACTATACCCGCGAGCTTATCGCCGCTATTCCCTGGTTTTCATCGCCGAGCAAGGAGGTCGCATGA
- a CDS encoding ABC transporter permease, translating into MSLVDYATAARRRTTNWRSLRLQPGLLLAWTVMSVAILMATAPQLFTAYNPLEGFPGAQRLAPQAGHWLGTDQLGRDLWSRIVYGAVHSLCAALAAVAIGLIVGTALGTLAGALAGRVESVVMRLVDVLLAIPSLLLSLTVIILLGFGTLNAAVAVGIAAIASFARLARAEVVRVRHSDFVEAAYGSGGTFFAVFWRHILPNSLTAVLAFATLQFGQAILALSTLSFLGYGTPPPVPEWGLLIAEGRNYLSTAWWLTTLPGIAVVAVVLAANRISQQFSGERR; encoded by the coding sequence ATGAGCCTGGTTGATTACGCCACCGCTGCTCGTCGCAGAACGACAAACTGGCGCTCGCTGCGCTTGCAGCCCGGTTTACTGCTAGCCTGGACGGTGATGAGCGTTGCCATATTGATGGCTACAGCCCCGCAGTTGTTTACCGCTTATAACCCGTTGGAAGGTTTTCCCGGCGCACAGCGTTTAGCTCCGCAGGCCGGTCACTGGCTGGGAACCGACCAGTTGGGCCGCGATCTCTGGAGCCGAATTGTCTACGGCGCAGTGCATTCGCTTTGTGCCGCGCTGGCGGCGGTGGCGATTGGCCTGATCGTCGGTACCGCGCTGGGCACGTTAGCCGGGGCGCTAGCGGGACGTGTTGAATCGGTGGTTATGCGCCTGGTCGATGTTCTGCTGGCGATCCCCTCTTTATTACTGTCGCTCACGGTCATTATCCTCCTCGGCTTCGGCACGCTCAACGCTGCCGTGGCGGTGGGCATCGCGGCGATAGCCAGCTTTGCCCGTCTGGCGCGAGCGGAAGTGGTGCGCGTACGCCACAGCGATTTCGTTGAAGCCGCATACGGCAGCGGCGGCACCTTTTTCGCCGTCTTCTGGAGGCATATTCTGCCCAACTCACTCACCGCCGTTCTGGCCTTCGCCACCCTTCAGTTCGGTCAGGCGATTCTCGCGCTCTCGACCCTCAGCTTTCTCGGCTACGGCACGCCGCCGCCGGTACCAGAGTGGGGATTACTGATCGCCGAAGGCCGCAACTACCTCTCCACAGCCTGGTGGTTAACCACCCTTCCCGGCATTGCGGTCGTCGCCGTCGTGCTTGCCGCCAACCGCATTAGCCAGCAATTTAGCGGAGAACGCCGATGA
- a CDS encoding ABC transporter permease: MSHYLLRRSGQGLLVLWAAFTLSFVLLQVLPGDAVLIKFQNPDLGLSPEQIAEMRIAYGADSPLWKQYFHTLFAMLQGDFGYSLQAGMSVSALIASNLPETLSLALPAFVLAVLLAFALAFASRLPGLRWLSNSLQSLPVLFISLPTFWLGIALIQLFSFQLRWIPVINPGPIEGLILPIVAVAIPISAPLAQILMRSLDQVAALPFVAVARAKGMSETGVLWRHVIGNALLPVLNIAGLLLGELIAGALITETVFGRGGLGLLTQQAVNNQDIAVLQAVVMISALGFVLINLLVDLLMPLFDPRLKTVIGGAV, from the coding sequence ATGAGCCACTATCTTCTACGGCGTTCAGGCCAGGGATTACTGGTGCTGTGGGCGGCGTTTACCCTTTCTTTCGTGCTGCTACAGGTGCTGCCGGGGGATGCTGTACTGATCAAGTTTCAGAATCCGGACCTCGGACTCAGCCCTGAGCAAATCGCCGAAATGCGTATCGCCTATGGTGCCGACAGCCCTTTGTGGAAACAGTATTTTCATACTCTGTTCGCCATGTTGCAGGGAGATTTTGGCTATTCGCTACAGGCGGGCATGTCGGTCAGCGCGCTTATCGCCAGCAATCTGCCGGAGACGTTAAGCCTGGCGTTGCCCGCCTTTGTGCTGGCGGTATTGCTGGCTTTCGCCCTCGCCTTTGCTTCACGGCTGCCGGGCCTGCGCTGGTTGAGCAACTCTCTACAATCACTGCCGGTGCTGTTTATCTCGCTGCCGACGTTTTGGCTGGGGATAGCCCTGATTCAACTTTTCTCGTTCCAGCTGCGTTGGATCCCGGTTATTAATCCGGGTCCGATTGAAGGCCTGATCCTGCCGATCGTCGCCGTCGCAATACCGATTTCGGCCCCGCTGGCGCAAATCCTGATGCGCAGTCTGGATCAGGTCGCCGCGCTGCCGTTTGTCGCCGTCGCCCGCGCCAAAGGAATGAGTGAGACCGGCGTCCTGTGGCGGCACGTCATCGGCAACGCCCTGCTGCCGGTGCTCAATATTGCGGGTCTGCTGTTGGGGGAACTGATCGCCGGAGCGCTGATTACCGAAACCGTGTTTGGGCGCGGTGGACTCGGTTTGCTGACCCAACAGGCCGTTAACAATCAGGATATTGCCGTGCTTCAGGCGGTGGTGATGATTTCCGCCCTTGGCTTCGTGCTAATTAATCTGCTGGTCGATCTGCTGATGCCACTGTTCGATCCGCGCCTGAAAACCGTTATCGGAGGTGCAGTATGA
- a CDS encoding TIGR04028 family ABC transporter substrate-binding protein, giving the protein MQTRFRLLALAALFLTGTFSVWAADAPVKGGTLIYLEQQPHTNLYPPAGGFYPNGGILNQITDKLTWQNPETLQVEPWIAESWSANADKTEYTFKIRPGVTFSDGTPLDANAVAKNFDTYGLGNKTHRLPVSEVINNYDHSEVIDPLTVKFYFKKPSPGFLQGTATIGSGLVSISTLARNFEELGDARHIIGSGPFTVKDEKPGRELTLVARKDYQWGPKNLAQQGPANLDGITYIVTPEDSVRIGALLAGQADFIRQVQAYDEKQATDQGFKIYAAPTRGVNDSLSFRPDNPLVADLRVRQALLHATNAKQVVETLFSANYPQATSVISTTAAGYVNLSDKLAFDQAKAKQLLDDAGWKPAADGIRVKDGQRLALTVYESLPQPQNKEVLQLIAQQWRQVGVALAVKAGDAGSHTLDNLDPQKTPLTVSEVGRADPDVVKSMFFPNNRDALLQKGGSSDKVQSFRDDKLNTLLTAISAEVEPQKRLQLTGDAQRYLLDNAYVIPIFEEPQVFAGAPWVKGVSFEAVGRPSFYGAWLEKH; this is encoded by the coding sequence ATGCAAACCCGTTTTCGCCTGCTCGCGCTGGCGGCACTTTTTTTAACCGGTACCTTTTCCGTGTGGGCCGCCGACGCGCCGGTTAAAGGCGGCACGCTAATTTATCTGGAGCAGCAACCGCATACCAACCTTTATCCGCCAGCCGGAGGGTTCTATCCCAACGGCGGTATTCTCAATCAAATAACCGATAAGCTCACCTGGCAAAACCCGGAAACATTACAAGTCGAACCGTGGATTGCCGAAAGCTGGAGTGCTAACGCCGATAAAACCGAATATACCTTTAAGATTCGCCCTGGCGTCACGTTCTCTGACGGCACGCCACTGGATGCCAATGCGGTAGCTAAAAACTTCGACACCTACGGTCTGGGAAATAAAACGCATCGCCTGCCGGTTTCTGAAGTGATTAATAACTACGACCACAGCGAAGTTATCGACCCATTGACGGTCAAATTTTACTTTAAAAAACCGTCACCGGGATTTCTGCAGGGCACCGCCACTATTGGCTCCGGGCTGGTCTCTATCAGCACCCTCGCACGTAATTTTGAAGAGCTGGGCGACGCCCGCCATATTATTGGCTCCGGGCCGTTTACCGTTAAAGATGAAAAGCCGGGGCGCGAACTCACCCTGGTGGCGCGTAAAGATTATCAATGGGGGCCAAAAAACCTTGCCCAGCAGGGGCCTGCGAATCTCGACGGCATAACCTATATCGTGACGCCGGAAGACAGCGTGCGCATTGGCGCGCTATTAGCAGGCCAGGCCGATTTTATCCGCCAGGTCCAGGCCTATGATGAAAAACAAGCGACCGATCAGGGCTTTAAAATCTATGCAGCTCCGACGCGCGGTGTTAACGACAGCCTTAGCTTCCGCCCGGATAACCCGCTGGTCGCCGATCTGCGCGTCCGTCAGGCGCTGCTGCATGCCACCAACGCCAAACAGGTAGTTGAAACCCTGTTCTCCGCCAACTATCCGCAGGCCACCTCCGTCATCTCCACCACGGCGGCGGGCTACGTTAATCTCAGCGATAAACTGGCGTTCGATCAGGCCAAAGCAAAACAACTGCTTGATGACGCTGGCTGGAAACCGGCCGCCGACGGCATTCGGGTGAAGGATGGGCAGCGCCTGGCATTAACCGTCTATGAATCGCTGCCGCAGCCGCAAAACAAGGAAGTATTGCAACTGATCGCCCAGCAGTGGCGTCAGGTTGGCGTCGCGCTGGCGGTAAAAGCCGGTGATGCCGGCAGCCATACGCTGGATAACCTCGACCCGCAGAAAACCCCGCTCACCGTATCTGAAGTGGGTCGCGCCGACCCGGACGTGGTCAAAAGCATGTTCTTCCCCAATAACCGCGACGCGCTGCTGCAAAAAGGCGGCTCCAGCGACAAGGTACAAAGCTTCCGCGACGATAAACTCAACACGCTTTTGACCGCCATTTCTGCCGAAGTCGAACCGCAAAAACGTCTCCAGCTAACCGGTGATGCCCAGCGCTATCTGCTCGATAACGCCTACGTGATCCCCATTTTTGAAGAACCTCAGGTCTTTGCCGGCGCGCCGTGGGTCAAAGGCGTCAGCTTTGAAGCGGTAGGCCGCCCGTCGTTCTACGGCGCGTGGCTGGAAAAGCACTAA
- a CDS encoding SymE family type I addiction module toxin yields the protein MTQCGLTGQPLTISVMPGKVVIQVGRVICWHGNR from the coding sequence TTGACACAGTGCGGCCTGACCGGGCAACCACTGACGATCAGCGTGATGCCCGGCAAGGTGGTGATTCAAGTCGGCAGGGTAATATGTTGGCATGGCAATAGGTAA
- a CDS encoding inorganic diphosphatase translates to MHLVKTILAAGLLFTAAAQAQNVLDFPQPKNNPEEFYAVTEIPAGGIIKYETDAKTGFLIADRFQSMPVAYPANYGSLTQSLAGDGDPLDVVFYTRAPMAPGTLIKLRAIGVLKMIDGGEKDDKIIAVPASKIDPTYDDIKNVSDLPKIEQERLEAFFRVYKQLPDGRKKVELNGFNDAAATKQEIKAAWDAWKEKNPQ, encoded by the coding sequence ATGCATCTGGTAAAAACTATCCTTGCCGCAGGTCTTCTGTTTACTGCTGCCGCTCAGGCGCAAAACGTTCTGGATTTTCCGCAGCCGAAAAACAATCCCGAAGAGTTTTATGCAGTAACTGAAATTCCGGCGGGCGGTATTATTAAATATGAGACGGACGCCAAAACCGGTTTTCTGATTGCCGACCGTTTTCAGTCAATGCCGGTGGCCTATCCGGCTAACTATGGTTCGTTGACCCAGTCGCTGGCGGGAGACGGTGACCCGTTGGACGTGGTGTTTTATACCCGTGCGCCAATGGCTCCGGGAACGCTGATCAAGCTGCGCGCGATTGGCGTGCTGAAGATGATTGATGGCGGCGAGAAGGACGACAAAATTATTGCCGTTCCGGCGAGTAAAATCGATCCGACCTACGATGACATCAAAAACGTGAGCGACCTGCCAAAAATTGAGCAGGAGCGCCTGGAGGCGTTCTTTCGGGTTTACAAACAGCTGCCGGATGGCCGCAAAAAAGTAGAGCTGAACGGGTTTAACGATGCCGCCGCCACGAAGCAGGAGATTAAAGCGGCATGGGACGCCTGGAAAGAGAAAAATCCACAATAG